In Saccharicrinis fermentans DSM 9555 = JCM 21142, a genomic segment contains:
- a CDS encoding thiamine pyrophosphate-dependent enzyme, protein MKEIIKEENIVYKKSVVLTDKDTHYCPGCTHGVVHRIIAELIEEMGIQETTIGIAPVGCSVFAYDYIDIDWQEAAHGRAPALATAVKRLMPEKNVFSYQGDGDLAAIGTAETIHACNRGENIVMIFINNGIYGMTGGQMAPTTLEGMKASTCPMGREANHDGHPLKITELIAQLPGTCYVTRQAAHTPAAVRKTKKAIKKAFENQMQNKGTSFVEVVSTCNSGWKMTPAKANDWMVENMFPFYPLGDMKDE, encoded by the coding sequence ATGAAAGAGATTATTAAAGAAGAGAATATAGTATACAAAAAGAGTGTGGTCCTAACCGACAAGGATACGCATTACTGCCCGGGCTGTACACACGGTGTAGTGCACAGAATTATAGCCGAACTGATTGAAGAAATGGGAATTCAAGAAACGACTATTGGCATTGCCCCCGTGGGATGCTCCGTTTTTGCATACGATTATATCGATATCGATTGGCAAGAGGCGGCACATGGACGAGCTCCGGCCCTGGCCACTGCCGTTAAACGACTGATGCCCGAAAAAAATGTTTTCTCCTATCAAGGCGATGGCGACTTGGCTGCCATTGGAACTGCCGAAACCATTCACGCCTGTAACCGAGGCGAAAATATCGTAATGATATTTATCAATAATGGTATCTACGGTATGACAGGTGGTCAAATGGCACCCACTACACTAGAAGGTATGAAAGCATCTACCTGCCCAATGGGTAGAGAAGCAAATCATGACGGACACCCCTTGAAAATTACCGAACTCATTGCCCAGCTACCTGGTACTTGTTATGTTACACGGCAAGCAGCACACACACCTGCTGCTGTACGCAAAACAAAAAAAGCCATCAAAAAGGCTTTCGAAAACCAAATGCAAAATAAAGGTACTTCTTTTGTTGAAGTAGTTTCTACTTGCAACTCCGGATGGAAAATGACACCCGCCAAGGCCAATGATTGGATGGTGGAGAATATGTTTCCGTTTTATCCTCTGGGAGATATGAAAGACGAATAA
- a CDS encoding RluA family pseudouridine synthase has protein sequence MDDVEAQNIIESITVPPLPQRLRLSDYAPGIFKNLPSNKATKKAIKKGLVYVNGKQGYTGDFVVGGETLILLKDQEQKVLPAVKVDVKVCYEDDYLAVVDKPAGLVVSGNKHRTLENGLATILQRSPAPDALWRPEPIHRLDYPTSGAVLFGKTKQAVILLNKIFEERRIIKKYLAITIGQQDEVGEVTLDVEGKTAKSAYQVKASEKSERFGCLNLVELTLFSGRRHQLRIHLSSIGHPILGDSQYGQEGLVLKGKGLYLHAYSMEFVHPFFKESLRVQVDPPKKFFKLFPNI, from the coding sequence ATGGATGATGTCGAAGCACAAAATATTATAGAATCTATTACTGTACCACCATTGCCACAAAGGCTTAGATTGTCAGATTATGCCCCCGGAATTTTTAAGAATTTGCCATCCAATAAAGCTACTAAAAAAGCCATCAAAAAAGGTTTGGTTTATGTCAATGGTAAACAGGGATATACCGGAGATTTTGTTGTTGGGGGAGAAACGCTGATTTTGTTAAAAGACCAAGAACAGAAAGTATTGCCTGCGGTAAAGGTAGATGTAAAGGTATGTTATGAGGATGATTATTTGGCAGTAGTAGATAAGCCGGCAGGGCTGGTTGTGAGTGGTAATAAGCATCGTACCCTGGAGAATGGTCTGGCTACTATTTTACAACGCAGTCCCGCGCCGGATGCTTTGTGGCGACCAGAGCCTATCCATCGTTTGGATTACCCAACAAGTGGGGCTGTTTTGTTTGGGAAGACCAAGCAAGCTGTTATTTTATTGAATAAAATATTTGAGGAACGAAGGATTATTAAGAAATACCTGGCCATCACAATTGGACAGCAAGATGAAGTAGGGGAGGTGACGCTTGATGTTGAGGGCAAGACTGCCAAATCGGCTTATCAAGTCAAGGCATCCGAAAAAAGTGAAAGGTTTGGATGTCTGAACCTGGTGGAGCTTACTTTATTTTCGGGACGACGTCATCAACTACGAATCCACCTGTCGTCTATTGGACATCCCATTCTGGGGGATAGTCAATATGGACAGGAGGGATTGGTGTTGAAAGGGAAAGGACTCTACTTGCATGCTTATTCTATGGAGTTTGTGCATCCCTTTTTTAAAGAATCACTGCGCGTACAAGTCGACCCACCCAAAAAGTTTTTTAAATTGTTTCCAAATATTTAA
- a CDS encoding flavodoxin: MNKTGIFYGPEKGSVAKVANMIADELGKDTTDIIPIKNCNPTAFKDYHKLIFGISTLGRTNWDSEHKDDDWDQFFTQLKNVNWDSKQVAIYGLGDQINYPDHFVDAIGWLYERLKALNVDIVGAVDDQGYHYNESEALIKGQFMGLPLDEDNESEKSPSRIEQWTSQLKKDGF, encoded by the coding sequence ATGAATAAGACTGGTATTTTTTATGGCCCTGAGAAAGGAAGCGTAGCTAAAGTAGCAAATATGATAGCCGACGAATTGGGCAAAGACACAACTGACATTATTCCAATAAAAAACTGTAATCCAACAGCTTTCAAAGACTATCATAAATTAATATTTGGCATTTCTACACTGGGTCGAACCAACTGGGATTCGGAACACAAAGATGATGATTGGGATCAATTTTTCACACAGCTCAAAAACGTCAACTGGGACAGTAAACAAGTTGCTATCTATGGACTTGGAGACCAGATTAACTACCCAGACCATTTTGTGGATGCCATCGGATGGCTGTACGAAAGACTGAAGGCACTAAACGTAGATATTGTAGGAGCAGTAGACGACCAAGGCTATCATTATAACGAATCAGAAGCCTTGATAAAAGGCCAATTTATGGGCTTGCCATTGGATGAAGACAACGAATCCGAAAAATCACCCAGCAGAATTGAGCAATGGACAAGCCAGCTTAAGAAAGATGGATTTTAG
- a CDS encoding 3-methyl-2-oxobutanoate dehydrogenase subunit VorB: MKEVKLMKGNEAIAHAAIRCGTDGYFGYPITPQSEIMETLMAEQPWNSTGMVVLQAESEIASINMVYGGAGCGKRVMTSSSSPGVSLMQEGLTYMAGAELPCVVVNVVRGGPGLGTIQPAQSDYFQTVKGGGHGDYKLITLAPSSVQEMADFVEDAFDLAFKYRNPVMILSDGAIGQMMEKVELKPQKPRMTEEELIEKYGDWATTGKTKNRKRNIITSVELASEEMEQFNNKLQAKYKKVEENEVRYETFMCDDAEYLIVAYGSSARICQKSIQLARAKGIKVGLLRPITLFPFPSKPILELAQRVKGVLSVEMSAGQMVEDVRLAINGAVKVEHFGRLGGIIPSPGEVVTALESNFIGE, encoded by the coding sequence ATGAAAGAAGTAAAATTAATGAAAGGCAATGAAGCCATTGCCCATGCAGCCATACGGTGCGGCACTGATGGATATTTTGGATATCCTATTACACCGCAAAGTGAAATTATGGAAACATTAATGGCCGAACAGCCCTGGAACTCTACCGGAATGGTTGTTCTACAAGCCGAGAGTGAAATTGCATCTATCAACATGGTTTACGGCGGTGCCGGATGTGGAAAAAGAGTCATGACCTCCTCGTCAAGTCCAGGCGTAAGCTTGATGCAGGAAGGACTAACTTATATGGCAGGAGCAGAGCTACCTTGCGTTGTTGTGAATGTTGTGAGGGGGGGTCCGGGACTCGGAACCATTCAACCAGCACAGTCAGACTACTTTCAGACAGTTAAAGGTGGCGGACATGGAGATTATAAACTAATTACCCTGGCTCCGTCTTCGGTTCAGGAAATGGCCGATTTTGTTGAAGACGCCTTTGATCTGGCCTTTAAATACAGAAATCCGGTGATGATCCTTTCGGATGGCGCCATAGGCCAAATGATGGAAAAAGTGGAACTAAAACCACAGAAACCCCGAATGACTGAAGAAGAGCTGATTGAAAAATATGGCGACTGGGCCACCACTGGAAAAACAAAAAACAGAAAGCGTAATATAATCACTTCCGTAGAGTTGGCCTCTGAGGAAATGGAGCAATTTAATAATAAGCTTCAAGCTAAATACAAAAAAGTAGAAGAAAACGAAGTTCGTTACGAAACGTTCATGTGTGATGATGCCGAATACTTAATTGTAGCTTATGGTTCCAGTGCCCGTATTTGCCAAAAATCCATTCAATTAGCCAGAGCTAAAGGCATTAAGGTAGGATTACTTCGCCCTATCACCTTATTTCCTTTCCCCTCAAAACCCATTCTGGAACTAGCCCAAAGAGTAAAAGGCGTTTTAAGTGTTGAAATGAGTGCCGGACAAATGGTGGAGGATGTTCGATTAGCAATTAACGGTGCAGTAAAAGTAGAACACTTTGGTCGTTTAGGAGGTATTATCCCTTCGCCAGGTGAGGTTGTAACTGCTCTTGAGTCAAACTTTATAGGAGAATAG
- a CDS encoding 4Fe-4S dicluster domain-containing protein, which translates to MAKAKGAIVVDSVKCKGCELCMVSCPTNAIEMAKDVNGKGYHFAQLGIPEACIGCANCAAVCPDSCITVYRAKA; encoded by the coding sequence ATGGCTAAAGCTAAAGGAGCGATTGTTGTTGATTCAGTAAAGTGTAAAGGCTGTGAACTTTGCATGGTTAGCTGTCCCACAAACGCAATAGAAATGGCAAAGGATGTTAATGGTAAAGGATATCATTTTGCCCAACTGGGAATTCCCGAAGCATGTATTGGCTGCGCCAATTGTGCAGCAGTTTGTCCGGACAGTTGCATAACGGTTTATAGAGCCAAAGCTTAA
- a CDS encoding aminotransferase class I/II-fold pyridoxal phosphate-dependent enzyme encodes MKHPFPAVVNPEIVEAVLSEQGNKDLGKATIREVVNIVNKIEERSPIQFIRMEMGVPSLPPSKVGVNAEIEALKQGVASKYPMLEGIKPFKQQASRFAKAFMDIDVPPESCIPTVGSMQASYALFMAVANLNTKKNTILFIDPGFPVQKIQLDVLGIQYETFDVFEYRGAKLRDKLESYLLKGNIAGIVYSNPNNPTWICFHEDELETIGRLAEQYDTIIIEDLAYFGMDFRQDISTPFQAPFQPTVAKYTSNYAILISSSKAFSYAGQRLGTLCISHELFKTYFESLKIRFGEGNFGQVIVGRLLYSLSAGASHSAQYAIAAIYKAACDGSYNYLEEVKEYGIRARLMKELFIKYGFSIIYNKDIDEPIADGFYFTISYPGMMGGELLKKLLYFGISGIALTNTGSKIQGLRACVSQTEQSRFGELEKRLQMFQQSC; translated from the coding sequence ATGAAACATCCATTCCCCGCCGTTGTCAATCCAGAAATTGTTGAAGCGGTTCTGAGCGAACAAGGCAACAAGGATTTAGGCAAGGCGACTATTCGTGAGGTAGTTAATATTGTAAATAAAATAGAGGAACGCAGCCCCATCCAATTCATTAGAATGGAGATGGGGGTTCCCAGTCTCCCCCCTTCAAAAGTAGGCGTTAACGCAGAAATAGAAGCTTTAAAACAAGGAGTAGCATCCAAATATCCCATGCTCGAAGGCATTAAACCATTCAAGCAGCAAGCCAGTCGATTTGCAAAAGCCTTTATGGATATCGATGTTCCACCCGAGAGCTGTATTCCTACTGTAGGCTCCATGCAAGCCAGCTACGCCCTCTTCATGGCTGTGGCCAATTTAAACACTAAGAAAAACACCATTTTATTTATAGACCCGGGCTTTCCTGTTCAGAAGATACAGCTTGATGTGCTGGGTATTCAATACGAAACATTCGATGTTTTTGAATATCGCGGTGCCAAATTAAGAGACAAACTTGAAAGTTACCTGTTAAAAGGAAATATTGCCGGCATCGTATATTCAAATCCCAATAACCCTACCTGGATTTGTTTTCATGAAGATGAACTAGAAACCATTGGGAGACTTGCTGAACAGTACGATACCATTATCATAGAGGATCTGGCTTATTTTGGGATGGATTTCAGACAAGACATCTCCACCCCTTTCCAGGCACCCTTTCAGCCAACCGTGGCAAAATACACTTCCAATTATGCCATCCTTATCTCCAGCTCCAAGGCCTTCAGCTATGCAGGTCAACGACTTGGAACGCTCTGCATATCACATGAGCTGTTTAAGACTTATTTTGAATCATTAAAAATTAGGTTTGGAGAGGGTAATTTTGGACAAGTTATTGTGGGAAGATTACTATATTCGTTGTCCGCAGGAGCTAGTCATTCTGCACAGTATGCCATAGCAGCCATATACAAAGCGGCTTGCGACGGATCATACAATTATTTAGAAGAGGTAAAAGAATATGGTATCAGGGCTCGGTTAATGAAAGAGCTGTTTATTAAATATGGTTTTTCCATTATTTACAACAAAGACATTGACGAACCCATAGCCGACGGTTTTTATTTTACAATATCATATCCGGGTATGATGGGTGGTGAGCTGCTCAAAAAATTATTATACTTTGGAATAAGTGGCATTGCATTAACAAATACCGGCAGCAAAATACAGGGTTTAAGAGCTTGTGTTTCGCAAACAGAACAAAGCAGATTTGGTGAATTAGAAAAACGATTACAAATGTTTCAGCAAAGCTGCTAA
- a CDS encoding 2-oxoacid:acceptor oxidoreductase family protein, whose protein sequence is MTEELIIAGFGGQGVLSMGKILAYSGVMQDMEVSWMPSYGPEMRGGTANVTVILSDEKISSPILHEFDTAIILNQQSMDKFEKQVKPGGTLIYDGNGITNHPTRKDISIYRVDATEEAAKMRTTKTFNMIVLGGYLKVKPVVKMENVINGLKKSLPERHHHLIPMNEKAINRGMDIIIPVESTN, encoded by the coding sequence ATGACAGAAGAATTAATTATAGCCGGCTTTGGTGGTCAAGGAGTACTTTCTATGGGGAAAATCTTAGCCTATTCCGGTGTTATGCAGGATATGGAAGTAAGCTGGATGCCATCCTACGGGCCTGAAATGCGCGGAGGAACTGCCAACGTCACCGTTATTCTAAGCGACGAAAAAATCAGCTCTCCAATTTTACATGAGTTCGACACAGCCATTATTCTGAACCAACAGTCCATGGACAAATTTGAGAAACAAGTGAAACCAGGTGGTACACTTATTTATGACGGAAACGGAATTACAAATCATCCAACCCGCAAAGACATAAGCATCTACCGGGTTGATGCTACCGAAGAGGCCGCAAAAATGAGGACTACCAAAACATTTAACATGATTGTTTTAGGTGGATACTTAAAGGTAAAACCCGTTGTGAAAATGGAAAACGTAATCAATGGTCTCAAAAAATCACTTCCTGAGCGCCACCACCATTTGATACCCATGAACGAAAAAGCAATTAACAGAGGTATGGATATTATCATTCCGGTGGAATCCACCAATTAA
- a CDS encoding helix-turn-helix domain-containing protein, with protein MASDYTLLFSVVCDSHVLHGSFYFFYVQSFINKDFKLKGIHLLHFSPFVLIFGLKFYFNEIIGEMDCYGVGCIHSCNRYIDLLSFFKFGILGGYLFAGWHLVHDRVIHKTEKDRLERIRFNWIHNITIGILIIFSFAVSYKVLDRLEFNFLGNAINAINIMVTFFILIFLYMGNSYAYIFVSPYQGKGIDLDSKTNGKENECTTVSQAEDKEEVLNIDRKFNMIELFLKKEKPYLEGQMTIRQLSDSINIPQNEISSIILQKTDKYYCDYMNAFRVETLKEKLDDPKLNNFTVLSLGLECGFASKTSLNRIFKQHTGVTPSEYRNREN; from the coding sequence ATGGCAAGTGATTATACATTATTGTTTTCTGTGGTTTGTGATTCGCATGTATTGCATGGTAGTTTCTATTTCTTCTATGTGCAAAGTTTTATCAATAAGGATTTTAAACTGAAAGGAATTCATCTTTTACATTTTTCACCTTTTGTTCTGATATTTGGTTTAAAATTCTATTTCAATGAAATAATAGGTGAAATGGACTGTTATGGAGTTGGATGTATTCATTCTTGCAACAGGTATATCGATTTACTTTCGTTTTTTAAGTTTGGCATATTAGGGGGGTATCTTTTTGCTGGATGGCATTTAGTACATGATAGAGTAATTCATAAAACAGAAAAAGATCGACTAGAACGAATAAGGTTTAATTGGATACACAATATAACAATAGGTATTTTAATTATTTTTTCTTTTGCTGTATCCTACAAGGTTTTAGATCGATTAGAGTTTAATTTCTTAGGGAATGCCATCAATGCCATCAACATCATGGTTACCTTTTTTATACTAATATTTTTGTATATGGGTAATAGTTATGCCTATATATTTGTATCACCATACCAAGGAAAGGGTATCGATTTAGATTCTAAAACGAATGGTAAAGAAAACGAATGTACAACAGTTAGCCAAGCAGAAGACAAAGAGGAAGTCTTAAATATTGACCGAAAGTTTAATATGATTGAGTTATTTCTGAAAAAGGAAAAACCATATCTGGAGGGGCAAATGACTATTCGCCAACTTTCCGATAGTATTAATATACCTCAAAATGAAATATCCTCTATCATCTTGCAAAAAACAGATAAGTATTACTGTGATTATATGAATGCTTTTCGTGTTGAGACACTGAAGGAGAAATTGGATGATCCCAAATTAAATAACTTTACGGTACTTTCCTTAGGTTTAGAATGTGGGTTTGCATCAAAAACAAGTTTAAACAGAATATTTAAACAACACACCGGAGTTACCCCATCAGAATATCGTAACAGAGAGAATTGA